The Malus domestica chromosome 10, GDT2T_hap1 nucleotide sequence gaaagtactatgatttcattttcaatatgtttttccatcctaaatttttatttggacTTTTACACTAAGACTCCTTGTGGTAAGAtttctggctccgccactgctcccaaaaggtctcgtgctaggtagagatgagaatatacatataaggcttacatgatcctcacccctggacgatgtgagatCTTACAATATATGTATCTAAGATTATAAAGAAATCTAAACGGCTTGGAATGCAATACAAGTTTACAAATAATACATCAGATTCACTCTTAGAATGTATGAAAGATACATTTACCTAATAGACCAGTGTTACACAAGATTTACTTCCCTGATAGATCTCTGTACATGACCTATTCTTACTAATGTCTCTCAAGGAGAACCCTCACTTTCCAGTTCCAGTTAGCTTCTAAGGAAATGTTTCTCGGACAAAAAGGTAGTAACTTAAAGTATAAATTGAACAATATTTTacaccaaaaataaaaggatttgcACACTTAAATGAGAAATTTTTCCTCAAAATCTGATACAGTTCTCTAACTGTAACATTTTATACACAACGACGTATAGTTAGAAGAAACTGATGACATTTCTCCAAAATAAATTTTGTGCTGAAGGCCATGCATTTCTCCAAAGGAAATTCGGTCACGGATATTCAGCTATCAatggttcttcttcttcgtccgtGTCTTCTTTAGATGAATTGTTGTAGTGGCAGTACAGAATCAACTGTACAAATGCTAAAAGTGTGCCAATACCATTTGGCATCTGCAtccaaaattgaagaaataaacaaaatgtTATGTAATGCAAGTGTGATGTGGTTGATTGCGAAGGAGATTAAACCACGTTTTAGGATGCGATTTGGACCAGGAAATGAGAATGTCGAGTAGGTGCTACAATGAGCAAGATTATATCTGTTGAAATTTTGGATTGAAGGAAACATAGTACTTACGTAGAGAAAAGGGTCCATCTTGAACACTCCGTATGTAGTGAATGAGAAACTCACTAAGAAAGTTGCAAAAGAAAGATTAAATGGCATGAACTCAACGCTTTTTGTTTTGATCACCAAATTCTGAAAAAGGTACATGTGAAACCACATCAGTGAGAACAAATTCAACCGTCTAAGAGCAATCTGAGTGAGGATCATTCAACACAAACTTACAATGACAATCAATGGCGAACCATACATGAAAATTAGTGAAGCAATACTCAAGTATCCGACGAATAATTGCCTTCCATTGTAGTCGAAACAACTTAAGCTGACAAAGACAATGGATGCAAATATAACAAAAACTGCAATTAACAATGCCAACATCCTTATCTGCGATAAACATTTTAAAGAACAACACATAGTCAGCAATGCAGAGTTGTAAAAGGCATTTTAATAAGAAGAGACAAGTGATTACCTTAACCGCTCTTTCGGCGTAAGAAATGAAAATGCTCAAGTAGACTAACTGGAAAACAGTCCCAACTGAATTGACTGTAGCCACCAGTATAATGCCACTCTTCACTATAGGCATTCCATACCAACAACATATCAAGCAATTCAAAAGGCCATATATGTAAGGCATTCCAGAAAACTGTTCTGTTGACCTGTTTCTGATAATTCTGTTAAATGTTGACCTGCAATTAGAACATCAAAGATTCAACAATTAGTGGGGAAGTGTACAATCTTGCATATTAATTCTGTGCGGGAAGCGAAGATTTTCATAAATCTCCATTTGTGGCAAAAATCTGTCGAGCAACTTACATTGGTGACAGATACAATCCAAAGGCAAAGAGATTCCCTGCAGTTGACAGAGATTGGTGTTAGAATGTTTCTTGCACATCTACTCTTATTTGTGAATGGCTGAAACTTTCCTGGGTGTAGTAATCCATATTTGATTCGTTAAGCTAACTCGTTATATGATTTGGATCGTGAACAGATTTTTATCGGATTAAGAAAACAAGTCCATATTCTAATAATTACACGGGATTCAGATCAAAATCCGATTCATTGAAAGGTCTACATAAAAGGCATCTTCAACAGCTTGTAAATATATCCTGCAATCTGAAACATCTATGTTGTGCATAATATATGAATTTCTATTCAGATTCCAAATATACTAAGCAAAGCCAGACAACATATGAACTTTTCACCTTAAACTAAGAATTCGATCAAGGTAAAGTTATTGATCCAAAAGAATATAATATAAAGTCATTCAAAAAAGAATTCATAGTTGTGCTTTATGAAACGCAGAAACCTGCATCTAACTAAAGCATATAATGGAAGAAGTACAAAGACACAGATTATATGGTGCAGAAACAAAGAAGGTTACCGAGAACGCCGGCGGCATCAGTGAAAGTTTGATAAACAGAAGACAGTTCAGTTGACAACATCGATCTATCAATTATCAATACCACCGCTTGTATATATTCAGACTTTGCAAACTAATACAATACCAAGAAAGCAGAAGCTCCCCCTCTTCTCTCTGTTTCTATTTTGTAGCTTTGTACATTATGGACCAAAAGGGAGACTTTTATTTATATACTCAAAAGATCTGGGACCATGTGTTATTTTAGTTACCACTGTTGAGAGTACTATCAATCCGATTTGTGTTGTCCTACGTGTGAAATCTAATGGATACACGTGTTTCACATCATTTGACttgtgttgttcacgtgttaggcttgaaaattcgctaCATGTGAGAGGACATGTTGAGAGTATCAATCTCAAATTGGAAAAATGAGGAACCTTGCATGTGCAGCGTGCTTATAAACAGTTGGACTATATTTCATATTACCATTTAACTTTACAGTGAAATTTCAACTTTTTTCAACTATCAACCCTTTGAGattttttaattctttacaaaaaaaattcttcaaTAGCCAATAGGCCAGCACGCCCAGAACGCCACAACAAAACCATGTAGCCACCAAAACAAGCCTAGTCATAACCAATCATCCAACTAATTACAAAAATATAAAGTCCTCTCATTCAATTACATGTTAAACTTGTAAGTTTCTAAGCCAAGATGGAATTTCAAATATGGTAAAGATTAAAAGTTAGTATTCCAATTTAGAATAATGCAAAGGCCTTATAATAAGAGTACTTGAGCGTTAATCAGTAAGTTAATAAATGAAGCTTCATTATGTCCAAAAAAATCAGTAAGTTAATAAATTTTGACCACTCATTTGGATCACCCCACGACGTCAACTGATGATTCAAATTTTTAAGTTGcgttataaaaaaattagccAAATCATACATTTAGACTTCTACCTATGATCAAACAAATACAATACTTCcctcaaataataataaaaatttcacaaaaacaATCAATTAATGAAACGTTTTCAATTGCTATAGGTGTATAAAGCCTTGTAAAAGCTCACTTATTTGTTTAAGGAGAACCAGAAACTTCACGACgtaaaaaaataacaattcgAACAAACGCAAACAAATGATTAGTCGTCAAATTCTACTTCAAACGTTTCGACCATTGGTTCTTTCACTACCCTTTGCTAGAACTTTCATCACTTTCAGGCAGCTGTTATATATATTCTGAATCTGTGACCCTATCAAATTGAGTACCGGATATAATATTGGAATGTGCACAAGTGCCTTTTTGTGGTCGGGTAAATTGAGTAGGACAACAAGAAGCACATGGAATCTTGATCAAATTTTCTTGGCCAGTAGTATCATTAATATATACACCTAATAAAATGTGGCCCCCAAGACCTCCTTCGTCCTCTCAATAAGTTAGTCAGTCGAGTTAACGTGAGAGAAAAAGACTGCTAAGAAAGTGTCCGACTCATATTATTGATCAAAGTAGGGTCCAAGGGGAACCAAGTGGTCTAAATATTGATCATGATTCATAATCATTTCAGGACCATTATTTAAGTTCAATGATTGCTTCTCTTTGCCGTCTCCAATAGTTCATTCTCTATGCAAAAACACAAATGCTAAGAGACACTCTGAacgtgaattttttttatagatttaTTGTCATTCTACAATttaacgttttttttttatcaacattATATAAGATTTGTGCTAAAAATACAAAGTGACAGAATTCATACCGAGTCTTATTTTTTAGagagtctctttagcatttTTCTTGCAAAAATGAATATAGTGTGTGTTTCAAGTGGTAGTTTCATGCTAGTTCCCTAGTCACGTCCTTATTCTTCTTCCGGTCCTTCTTCCTAGttctttagaccatctccaaaatCTCCAAGGGAGATGTTAAATTTTGAACATAACATTTAAATTTTGACATCTTATGTGGCACTTTGACATCTTTTAAAGTTTTGATGTCCAACCtatgtcaaattaaattattattttatattttgtaaaataaattattaaactaattaaatttaataaatgATATTTAAAGTTTAATCAGTAATCTGTTAACTTTTCTTgattaaaaagaagaaaaaagtaggATAATTGCATCGGTCAACTCaacattaattataataaatgattaaactaagtaaaaattaataaaatacatttaataattaataataataaaacatttGAAGctgttgtcaaatttgacatcaacCTTTTTTGCTACCAATCCATGTCATCGCCACATAGGATTTGGCATTTCGGTTGGAGAATATTAGTGTGGTCTTTACTGTTATAACTGATATGTacattttgacatctcctttggagatgctcttagggctggtttggtattgttgtgctttgaaaaaaaagctgttgtgagaataagcggttgtgaaataaattagcagagtgtttggtaaacttttttgtaaaagtgcttttggaaaaaaaaaacagtctgatagtgagtcttttcattaaagaagtactttagctctgtgtgctttgaaaaaaagtcagttttccaaagctgcaaatagctgcTTCagcttttcatttgattttagcttattctcacagcagcttccaaaataagccattttttttaagtttaccaaatacataaaaccctcacagctttttttcatgggtgttttttttaagcacctcactcccaaaccaccattTAGTCTTCTTGTTTATTCTCCTTAAACATGGTTTATTAAGAAACATAGGCACGCGTCGATTCTGtactcttcttccttcttctccaatttcATTTTTTGCTTCTTCCTTATTCTTCGGGAATACATAAAAAATTACATTAGTTTTACTTAAAGCTAATGTTTCTTTAGATATATTATTAGATGTAATACATGACCAACTTTCCAACTTCATTTGGTTTTTCGTGCTTTATACATGTGTATATATGCGTATATGACCTAACCAAAGCTATGTTCAAAAAGTttaaaatgaaagaaagaacTTGAATTTGTAACTTTGCAAATACTCTTAACCAATTGAGTTACcaattctttaataattttagTGTTTATTGGCAAGttgtgtttgaaaattttgttatAATAATTAAGTTTAACTAGTGTTCGAATAGAAAAAGTAAGATGAGATGTTAGCATTGCTTTACAtgctaaacatttttttttttttgtgaatttgattattgtattagaaaaaaataaaggattACAATTAAGAGGGATAAAACTTAGCTCATGTTATAAGGATTGGTCGACCTAGATTATACAATACGACCTGGACTATGGCTGTGTTAGAATATGAATTTAAATATTGTATTTTGGTTGGGATTCCTTTCCTGGGAGTTACTAGATTAATTATGGCTAGGGTTGTAcaactaaatatatatatagggaactattattagcacttcaaaaatctcatttagcactccaaactttttataattagaaagaaaaatatgtggatgcaaatttcttcctccttgatcttggacaaaattacacctacaaaacaattaacaccttaggtcaaggccaagagccttaagcgcccacgatgaatggggggggggctttggccaaagaacctcatatgccaaagttagaattttgagataAAAGTGTTTGAGagctttggaggattttagcaAGAGTGAGGACCTAGGTTTTTTGTGAGAATGAGAGCCTATTCATAGGGATAGGGTTCTTGATTTAGGTTGAATTTAGGAATTATGggaataattgactaattaatttagcaaataaaattattgCCAAATTAACTAGCTAATTAATGTGATAAAATAGGTGAATATGATGAGATCAacaagggtggccggccatttgggatttttgggtaatGGGTTATGTAATGGGGGATTAATTGGCATAATGGGTCATTTAATTGGtgatttaattgattaattaggaaataaatccattaattcaCCAATTAATCTAATTTAAATGGAATGTTTGGaatggttaccttgtggagtatatggatgaaataacttttatttgttaccttctttgggcatttttgacttggttaaCGGATGATTACCCGCTGCTTGTGCGTAGGAATCCCGATATGCCtcaaagggtatttttgtcctcttttatccaaaaatccacgtgtcgccttatgaatatttttggctccacaaaatacacttgtgaggagtgtatcatgagatttttttagtgctaataacagttccttatatatatatatatatatatatatatatatatatatatatatcttttaaGAGAAGGgtttctcatttttttaatggggattagttgtgggcTCACACCACATTAAACTTCAATAATTTGAACCGTCAATTTTTTAAGTTGTACCTCATAAATTATtattgcaaaatattagtcaaatcaTAAATATTTTAGACATCTAAATAAGTTCAAGGAAATTAACGAACATTTTgttctataagaaacaatgaaatttcattgtgaTATTAATTAGACAAATGaattcggattgaattgaattgttgCAAGAGACTACAAAATAGGAATCATTG carries:
- the LOC103429662 gene encoding bidirectional sugar transporter SWEET2a-like, translating into MLSTELSSVYQTFTDAAGVLGNLFAFGLYLSPMSTFNRIIRNRSTEQFSGMPYIYGLLNCLICCWYGMPIVKSGIILVATVNSVGTVFQLVYLSIFISYAERAVKIRMLALLIAVFVIFASIVFVSLSCFDYNGRQLFVGYLSIASLIFMYGSPLIVINLVIKTKSVEFMPFNLSFATFLVSFSFTTYGVFKMDPFLYMPNGIGTLLAFVQLILYCHYNNSSKEDTDEEEEPLIAEYP